aggagagagacttgactgcaacacgttcggtacgctacacttttgtaacactaatTAACATAACTTaatctttaaatttaacttaaatgaaataagcttactgtacacacttaagaataaatgttaatcttactttacactaaacttaattctaatttcgttttaatttttattttttacttttttcttccagcttggctctttttgcctcgctttttacTCGCTATCACCTTCACTTTTAgctggcctttttaaaaggaacctatttagggatgtttgcttttgtctccccttcaaaatgttatgaaaatgacGTACGCAAGTGtcatcacaaaaggctaacgcacgaccacacgccaacttgtccgggtgcctcttttccataaaaccaGAAAACTCCTGCCCCTTCACTAACATATCTTTGATTTCTGTCGTAAAAAGATGGCCCtcatcttccacctcctcctcctcgctactgagctcctgcaacacctacAAATGTTggatctcctggagctcgatcaattcctgtgtcatgagctcttcctgatgctcctcgacaaggtcgttcatgtgtgcctcatctacctccagccccatggactttccaagaggcACGATTTCATCCACCACAGTAGATTTGGCGTCTTAAGGGTCTGGCGTATTGAactcttcaaagtccctctcagtgacggaagctggccacaatttctccCCGGCTGAATTAATCATTCTTCTAGACACCCTACCAAgcatcatcaataattttcaagcaatggacgatattgaaatgtacCTTCCAAAATTCACAAAGGGTGACATTGTTGTTGTCTGTGATAtcaaagcatttcttgaacaaatgctttatGTACAGTTGTTTGAAGTtagaaattacttgttggtccatgggctggaggagtggggtggtgttgggcgggagataaaggaccttgatgaacctgtactcgtcaagaatgtcctcttcgataccaggagggtgaccagggacaTTTtcaaggaccaggagacatttcgtTGGCAagtttttctcggccaaatatttttaaactgccggaccaaagcacataTTAACCGATTTTGTGAAGAAATGCtgtgtaacccaagccttagcattagcgcaccacatcacttgcagtttttctttcaagatcctttggctcttttCTAAGTGGTACACCAACAGCGGCTTGACCTTAGAGTCACCGCTGGTATggtacacaaggctagagttaaccggtcctttgTGGGTTTATGGCCGGTAGTCTACTCTTCTCAGCCGTGATGAATGCCTtcctcggcatcttcttccaaaaaaggccagtttcatcgcagttaaacACTTGTTGGGagatgtatccttgttctgcgataCCTGAGGCAAAGATTTTGATgaagtccgccgcggctttcgAGTTGGAACTTGCTGCTTTCTCATGCCTCACAGCCAAGTGTATCCCAGtccatttttttaaattatctaaccAGCCACTACTGGCTTCGAAGGTTTCCGCTGACGtcaaagtctcccctctctcagctgcttgctttcctttcaagtcatcatagattctgctgtccttttcacagatgatagtcTCGAGCACTCTATCTCCTGCAAACTGTTTCTCCTTtctccatattaaaagaagcctctccatctcataATGGATATCACTGCACAGCTTGGAAAAGATGGTTAGTCCTTTGAAGGGCTTGGTGctatttatagcatccttctgcttgaggatggtatatATTGTTGATGTACACCTCTCATATTGGCCAGCCAGCTCAGTCACCCTTACACCACTCTtctgtttttcaattatttcatgcttcatctcgattgtcatcttacgctttttcttttcattacctttatttgcactcacttgctttggacccattgcttattcgcTTAATTCtttactgattaacgcaaaaaacacataaataatgcaaacactacagccgatgctcggagatatcTTTACGCGACGGAGATTTGATGGGAAAGACTGAGCGATGCTGTCCTGgggagcagcctctcgcacactcagccacctagcggccgcatagggaactgtctcgatcctcgtatctcaaatttttctcggATCTCGGGGCAAATATTTGCTCGaaattttcctcgtatctcaaatatattgtatgttgggacactcgtatctctaggtattgctgtatatatatatatatatatatatatatatatatacatatactgtatatatatatatatatatatatatatatatatatatatatatatatatatatatatatatatatatatatatatactagaaatggTATCCGTTTCGCAgcggtaaaaataaataaaaataagatttatgcAGATATTTCAATAGTTAATTCAgcatttgtaaatatttgtttaaagtacagcaatttcatttattcaaattactTTCTCATAATTGAAGATATGAAGAATGTTATCACATTTTTATTTCAGCCATGGTTTAAAACAAACGTTCTCTTCTGTGGTCCTAAAGCTGGCTTAGTTGATCTCTTTTCCCTCTGTTGCAGGAATGTACAGTTTATGAGCTTGATGATGCATGACCTGTGATCTGTCTGGGTGTGACGGGCCCTACATGCAGATAACACTCTTGCACGCAGCCCTCATAATGCAATAAGTGCTGAGAGTGGCAATCCTCCACTGGGAGCAGTATTAGGAGGAAGAAGTCTAAAAGAAATTATTTACCTTCGGAATGCACCTTGAAGCCGAAGAAGTGTCgacttttctttctctctcctgGTACCCAATCCTTAGCCTCTTTTTTTCGGGCTCCTTCGGTGATTTTTAAGCTAAATTGGTGACTTTTTAACCATTGGGAAGCCCCTTGATCAGGAAGTAATTCTTGTATCTCTCAGTGAGGTGTCGGTAAGCGGAAATCAGCAGGAAAGTGTTTCTGCTCTTGTTGGGTTGGCTTTGGCACATTTTCTTCTAGGGAGAGAATCCCTTTTGTTTGGTCTTATGCCACCTGGACCTGGACCTTTGTTCTCCACAGCATTTCCTTGCCCATCCGAGGATGTGGGGGTTATTACTCAGGTAAGCGCACTGGGGAGAGTGTGCTTGGTGAGCTTACTCTGTGCTAGGACAAGCTTGCCTCCCGTCACCTTTCTGAGCCCAGCTACCCTTCACGAACTTTTGGCAGACGCCCTTGAAAGTAATAGATGTTGTCCTTGCCTTGGAGTCTATCTCCCAGGTACCTCGGAATTACAAGTGTGATTCGTCACCAGTATGCTCTAGTTCTTTGGAGCTGAGGTCTCTAAAGCTTGTGGACAACCACTTGTGTGATCCTCCTGTTAATTAGTATAATGTCTAATGCACAACTACAGTCTCATGAGACTTTTTGAGCGTTCACAGGTTTTTTTGTGCCAGCGCACCAGGATTGATCACCATGACACTCATCTGGCAGGGTTCATAGTGCAGTAAGTCATCTGCTTGAGTGCCCCACTTACCCACATGTACCTTGATAGTGCTCACAGATTGTTAGGAATACTTTACCTGGTAAGTTAGTCCACATGGGGCAGGCGCGTGCTTGCACACTCATTGTCACAGGACCAGCACACACTCTTTGGTTTACACGTACCCAATATCAGCTGTGTATGTCTTGCCAATGCAGGTATCGCTCGCTCCTATAGCGCAAGGCTCGCATTCCACTTGTGAGTTATCAACAGAAACCCGTTTGTTGTAGGTAATCTTCAAATAGGGTTCTGCCAACTTGCCAGCCTTGAAAGATCTTGCAGTTTTGACAAACTTGCTGAAGACAGTGTCAATTCTTGGGTTGATATCAGTGTTCTCTTATGCTTCGGAGGCTCCCTCGGACCCAAGGCTACGACGCACTATAGGGAGCAGGTAAATTCCTGTTAGCAGGGCTGCTCCAAGTAACCTGCCGGCAAAAGCTACGGACCGCACTCCCAGCCCTCTCCTTTGAAGGATAACTCCAGATTCTAAGGTCTTAGATGCCCTTGAAGGAAAGTATGAAGAGCCATTTTGAGTACCGATAAGGAAATATTTTGGATAAATAAGAATTCTAGTCTATAATTTATATTTAGCTTTTCTTGTATTCTTTGATGCTTAATCTATGTAtttgtttacattattttgtatatctACCCATGTTTACTTTTCTAAAACTCCAGAAATTCccttaaaaagaaaatcaattacTAAAACTGTTACTTCAATAATCGGCCCTAGCAGTCTTAGTATATAAAACAGTACAAAAAAGTCTGTAAACAAAAATACCTTAGAAAATATCAtagattatgaaaatgtaaatgtattttcattattttcaagatATCTATGTATGCTTCCTCCTGACCGGTCTCTGCACCTACATTTTAATCTTCAATTATACCTGTTACCACTTCCTTTCTTTTATCCAGCTAGCGAACCTCTTATCGTTTTTCTCCTACTGCAACAGCAAGGTATACTCCTGAGACAAATACTGAAATCCAAATTCAAATCACACGTTAGAGAAAAGAATTTAATCCAACTATGCTTTGCATATTCCAGTAAAACTCTTGTTTCGTACTTCAAGTCGAAATCAGCCTATCTTCAGTCAGTAAATTTTTAACACGTAGTTATTTCTGATAGTTTTTCCGCGAACACACATGACTTTTATATTTTCAAAGGTTGCGCCACAAGTAGTTTTTACTATCGAAGTGACTTTATTTTGCGAATAAACACTATAGGTTGAGTTTATTCATTGTTAAGAACAATCTGTAGCTCAACATTTGCATCTAAGTAATACTTgttaatattctaaaatattattgaattatttagtatactctaatatttttctttagctTGTGAGTTGTTAAGAGTATTCACTATTCCTTATCCAAAAATACATAGTTATTGCAATGTCCATTATATATTAAATTTCCTACCACCCTGATAGTCTATTCAAAGCAAAACCAATTTACCTATCCAAAACATTTGATTAAACTGGGTTGGTTAAATACTATCCCTGAAGAGTTATAACAGCACGGTATGGCAGGAAGTAATTGTACACTATGTCATTCAATGTTATTGCACGTTGTAACGCGATATCCTAATTAAAATCAGACGTGAGAAATGCGGTTTCTGAGTTTCTCATATTCTTGCCATCATAAACAGGTTCTCTTGTTTACATTGAAACCCATTACAGTATGAATTCATGTCCCATTTTTCTTTTGATTGAACAGGCGAGCGAAACTAATGCCTTGTCCTCTGGTAGAATACCATGATAAATGTGTGAAGTTAAGCGTAATTGGTTTTGATTGTTTTTTCAgccgaggtctctctctctctctctctctctctctctctctctctctctctctctctctctctctctctctcattattgtgtatataaatctatacaataaactataaacaaaatgttttattttttaaagtccCGTTGCTTATTTACATACTGAAacgggggtcttttgactggccagacagtactacataggacccttactgtggttacagttctttccttttgcctacacagacaccactgagattaccaaactattcttcttctctcaaggggttaactactgcactctaatttcagtggctactttcctcttggtaagggtagaagagactcttcagctatggtaagcagctcttcttggagaaggacactccaaaatcaaaccattgttctctagacttgggtagtgccatagcctctgtaccacggtattccactgtcttgggttatagttctcttgcttgagggaacactcgggcacactgttctatctagtttctcttcctcttcttttgtcataatttttaaagtttatataggaaatattcattttaatgttgttactattcttaaaatattcaatttttacttatttgctttcctcactgggctattttccttgttggaacccctgggcttatagcatcctgcttttctaactagggttgtagcttagcatttaataataataataataatagtgtacgctttcttttatattattacttGACCTCTTATTGCAAAGTACTGCAGCCCATTGCAGTTAGCTTTACCAGAAAGGTAACATGGAAAAGTCGTAGTATAGGTCTCATAATATTTGGGGAATTTATCCCCGGATGAATGGAATTCCTGTCTCTACATAGAAAATGCCTATGTTTTACCCATAAAGGAtgtttttaacagaaattccccccaCCCCTGGACATATTCCCATCCCGGTTACAAcccatatttttgggctcaggccatgtcgtcctgatggaagttcccattaggtagctttttaaggtatatttgactacagtgatattcccagagaattttaccttaaggtatccagaattctaactcctggagcgaatatccctaaataatctcacaggaatatcgcataagatcagaggacgtattcttgacacgtcacatagctatcttcgccccgaacagtattaacgctttgagggggatatagtgacaagaatctgaaacgagaatgaaaagagagccgctcataaggcatctctcctattccctttccagtgtgtatctgatgaaggcggtggcaccctcttcattccttttcgtgtagctcatctactcggtgttttcccttgtgttctctcgttattttggattttattcaactttttgatgacttctctggcctcttctgcctctggaaagttgagtattatctttactatgtataaatgtaagctcttgtcgttttgaatgaaatgaaaagtgattttaacgtaaacaagagctgttgcctaccggaggcatcctggatgctatcgctcactcttatgggtcagttagttagctaagagcgacgttcctggtttgttacgctttaataattttgctatttagctactcttaaaatgcttatattgttcggtcagtgttagctcggggatttcgacacggtCGAGGTACcaatcctgcctttcgcgaggctcgtagcctagacgtctggcattagtacttccatgcatggtataagttttccgagtgttattttattgaagctataggcaattattttatacatgtaagatattgttgaatgttttttcccagattgtatatgagagagtttcagtgatttaggtaatcgattctcaccttaccttgctagtattctaggtacagtagtatacttttgcacatccccaattgttcttttctcctctggaggccaagttcaatccctctctccctctgaaagcccttggcttatcctAGTGgctctacctgtatattaatccaggtattactatcctaggatatttctgccctgtcctgataaccagagtgactggttttttgggtttgggcagaacttcagagtttttagtctgtggtctacttcttcctagcatggagaatgagtctcctttgctaggttaggggcagacacaggaagctttgcttccctagtccatgtcggaaggattctgatgattccatCCTCTAtgggcctagcagactgtcctgtgttgttttttctcgggctggagaatgagtttctcggttgcccgacgaaataacttcacataactttgttctggttgggaggaagatagcaagcattgccaatcttcctccctgatagacaactcttggttagtattagctccctaactgctgagtgtgtctcatgctagaacgaagtctataggacccttatcccttcctcacctctctttcttttattttcttttggccgcagttaggatggaggaccggctcagctctctgccacccggcattatgtgccggccggcagagacccttttttctttgcagagtaaaccccagacctcccttggtctctcttccatgtctgccggtagagcccggcaggctgtggattctttggaagcctgaatgttacattctccccttccataagttcactctttctggatggaaggtcgtatggcatgccgccctataaccttacatccatactttttctctgactattgtgttgcaccccttgATTTTCGAACTCCGGAAGTTCACAGGcgttgactggcacagaaaaaccataaagatgcaagtggaagtacatgtttGAGCCATTTATTCTGTAGTAAtgcctcatgatgatgatgatattaataatacacacatacgcacacatacacacacaaaaacgcacaaacgaacacacacaacacacacattatatatccaaataagccatatatatttttgatacattaatgtctggattctcttaacgacctcgggatcagagccccaggcaaaatcacacaaagacaagagcttgtgaccgcccgggaatggaaccctggtcggcaagcttgtatagacagtgactaaaccacttggccacgaagaaagataaaagtcaatgaccattcttctgtacttatacctgtcgaattcaggtgttttgtacttagaattgaaatcaacccatcttcaccatcgtagctaattggtagtttgttacttggcattcgattaatgataaattctgcacattttgacgtgtttttcatattcaaataagccatatatatttttgatacattaatgtctggattctcttaacgacctcgggatcagagccccaggcgaaatcacacaaagacaagagcttgtgaccggccgggaatcgaaccctggttggcaagcttgtatagacagtgataaaagtcaatgaccatttttACTACCAATtcgctatgatggtgaagatgggttgatttcaattctaagtacaaaacacctgaattcgaaaggtataagtacagaagaatggtcattgacttttatcttccttcgtggccaagtggtttagtcactgtctatacaagcttgccgaccagggttcgattcccggccggtcataagctcttgtctttgtgtgatttcgcctggggctctgatcccgaggtcgttaagagaatccagatattaatgtatcaaaaatatatatggcttatttgaatatgaaaaacacgtctaaatgtgcaaaatttataacacattatatatatatatgtatatatatatatatatatatatatatatatatatgtgtgtgtgtgtatatatatatatatatatatatatatatatatatatatatatatatatatatatatatatataagagaatccagacattaatgtatcaaaaatatatatggcttatttgaatatgaaaaacacgtctaaatgtgcaaaatttataacacattatatatatatatatatatatatatatatatatatatatacatatatatatatatatgtatatatatatatatgtatatatatatatatatatatatatatatttatatatataatatatatatttgtatttatatatatatgtatatatatatatatatatatatatatatatatatatatacatatatatatttatatttatctatatattttatatatatatttatatctatatatatatgtatatatatatatatatatatatatatatatatatatatatatttatatatatatatgtatatatgtatatatatacacatatatatatatatatatatatatatatatatacatatatatatatatatatatatatatatatatatatatatatatattatatatatatatatattttatatacatatatataaatgtatataaataattatatatataaatatatatatatatgtatatatatatatgtatatatataaatatatatatatatatatatatatatatataaatatatatatatatatatatatatatatatatatatatatatgtacatatatatatacagatatatatacatataaagagagagagagagagagagagagagagagagagagagagagagagagccttaccttaccttactgccttattctatgtttgggttcccccaggtccctcagtgtgaggcacctcgtatatacaccagagagttgctaatgcatcttccggtgtattttgtatcttccagtcttggatggtctgggatgtatattaggtatttatcgagcttattcttaaacacatctattctcactcctgatatgtttcttagatgagctggcagcccaTTAAATAGTTGCCGCactatcgatgctggtgtgtactGGATTAATGTCcggtgtgccttccttagttttcttggtatagttttgggcactatcaatctacctctgcttgctctttctgacattttagctccatgatgttttcagtaattcctttgatttgcttccatgctttcatgtagcgttctcttctcctttctaaactgtacaattttaaagattggagtctttcccagtagtcaaggtccttaacttcttctattctagaagtaaaggacctttgtacactctctatttgtgcaatatccttttggtagtatgggtgccatatcacattgcagtactcgagtttactacgtacataagttttgtaaagcatagtcATTGGTTCagcttttcttttttcaaagtgtctgaatagcattcccatctttgctttacatttaaccaacagtgttgctatttggtcgttgcataacatattcctgtttaacattacaccaaggtctttaattgcttccttgtttgtgattatctcgttattaggtcccctgtatgcatataccattccctctgtttccataattcattgattcgaatttatcagagttaaataccatcctttttatctccgcccattaatatattttgtttacatctCTTAGTAAtgaattcctatcttcatcacaagtaatttctctatttattcttgtgtcatcggcgaaacttctcactacagagtctttaacactACAGTCTCGTAATTTCCAACCACTATCTGTGTTCTGTTttatagaaattcttttatccattttcctatctttcacacagtattatgctttctcattttttttttctctaatatatcatggtctaccttgtcaaaggcttttgcaaaatctagatagaccacatctgtgattttttcatttatcatatttttgtatatgttttcatattatgctatcagttgggtttgtgtactttttccaagcacaaaaccgtgttgacctatattaaacaaattacttttaaccaaatgattcattattttcttttttattaccctttcatacactttcataatacgtgatgttagactaacaggtctataattgcttgcctctagtcttgatccacttttaaaaatagtggttatatatgctaatttatgtttagcatatatctcgctcatacctacactttatcttagcagtattgcaagcggcttcgcgatagtgtgtgcagtttttttaacaaaattgctggaactccatctggcccggccgctgatccatttttaattgcGCTTATAGCCTgctcaatatctgcttcattaatatctatatccgttacatattcaatattttcttctctcatttctgtttcattattcttattcgcaatttttggcgtgaattcactcttatatttttctgctaatatgttgcatatttccttttttttttattcgttaaccgtccttcaattcttagagggcctatttctaatctccctttattcatctttttttgcataggagtaaagtactttggggtttttcttgatattttgaagtgttgtttc
This genomic stretch from Palaemon carinicauda isolate YSFRI2023 chromosome 21, ASM3689809v2, whole genome shotgun sequence harbors:
- the LOC137614985 gene encoding tigger transposable element-derived protein 1-like translates to MGPKQVSANKGNEKKKRKMTIEMKHEIIEKQKSGVRVTELAGQYERCTSTIYTILKQKDAINSTKPFKGLTIFSKLCSDIHYEMERLLLIWRKEKQFAGDRVLETIICEKDSRIYDDLKGKQAAERGETLTSAETFEASSGWLDNLKKWTGIHLAVRHEKAASSNSKAAADFIKIFASGIAEQGYISQQVFNCDETGLFWKKMPRKAFITAEKSRLPAINPQRTG